The Erigeron canadensis isolate Cc75 chromosome 1, C_canadensis_v1, whole genome shotgun sequence genome segment ttttaggGGAAAGGAAATATAAGACTGTTCGACATTTAAGTTAGGTGAAAAACCACTCACATgtcattttttaaaccataaaaaacatggggcCCCCAacatttattaaaagtattaaaaaattagtatgtgaggggtttttcacttaagttgggtgcataatagccttatactcacttttctcttatttttattatcgtctttttttacttttattttagaatttcttaaaacacaacaaaatttttatatctttttacgCTTTAATTATGTGTTTATAAAATCTCACCTCCGACAACTTTCttgtttttttgatatttttacttataaatgTTAATGTTTCCACCTTCAActaaacatatttataaattgactcttgtataaaataacaaattttgttaaaaaaaaaaaaagtagtaactTTAAAAggtctttcaaataaaaaagatttattttatttaaaaaaaaaaatcattttgccATCTGTCTTCTAGCCTTCTAGGtttcaaattttgtttgttttctttttatcaactaTTCAGACATGTTTAGGACATTTGGGCTTTTGTTAGGTTTGGGTTTTGGGCTTTAGTTTGGTTAAGGTCATAAAATGTATGGATAGGTCCAATCCGACTTTTGGAGATAAAAGATAACCAAAATCAACCGATTATTATAAAATGAGtaaaaattgccacctctacttgGGCATTGCCAGGTGAGATGGCGACTAGTGATGAGTAAAGCGGTTCTTTAGACGGGCTCTTTTAAAATAGACTTATTTTATTGCGTTACTGATACAACTAACTTGaatttgttgaaacttaaaagaaCTCAattattgaaaagaaaatgtaaCATCAGATCATCACAGCCCTGAAATTGTAAGATCAAATATCTCTAGCTATACAAAGATCATTGTATCAGTTGGTTAACTGTTTTAATCTAATGTAAGAAAGCATCAAAAACTGAATGAGGTGTGTATGTAACCTAAGGATAGATACAATATGTTTTGTTCTTTATACATAGAAATAGTCTCTCGTAAGCTAACGCCATTTTCCCAGCAGTAAACATGGACATTGCAAATTTATGGCACGCCTTCCCTCTCTGGGCAAGCCTTCTCGGGCCTTCTGCTACCACGGTCTCCAAAGCCTCCACCAATGACTCAACATTTGGTGAAAACATAAAACCATACTCATCATCAACGAGAAGAGTCCCTTTGATGCTAGGATAACGTGATGCCAACAACGGCTTCCCAGCCATCATCACTTCCATGAGTGATATATCCAGCCCTTGTGGTCTAAGAGTCGGGTTTACAAAGATATCAATCCCGTTATAGAACCCACGTAGCTCTGAAGGGCTCATGGACCCTAAGACTATGACTTGGGACCCTAGCTCCAAGTATCTTTGTCGCCATGGACCAGCACCAACCACCACCAAAtatacatttttgtgttttttcatTAGCTTTGCAAAGGCTTCATACAGTAAAGGGTGCCCTTTATCTTTCACTAGTCTCCCTGATATTCCCAGGAGTAAACTTGCATTTTGGGGTAGACCAATTTTGGATCTAAATTGTTGCCCTAAATCAGGATCTTCACGAAAATCGTTCTCATTTACTCCATTAGCAATCACGTGTACTCGTTTACTAGGGATCTGGTAAACATCTCTAAGCATTTCACCACAACTATCACTAGTAGCAACATGGTGCTCGTAGTTTCTAAAGAACCGAATTTCATTCAAAACTTTGGGGATCATGCCTTGTAAACTCTTGTTAAATGACTCTGACATTTGTTCGTCGGGCCTTCTTATCAAATCTTGATAGATACTAGATGAAACACTTTCTAGTGCAATTCCATGCCATGAGACTGCAAGATTAGGGATATTTCTAACTTTATAATGAGGTAACGCAACACTCTCGGTGTGAATCACATCAAATGGACGTTTTTCGTTCTCCTCCTCGTATTGTTCCCATGCCTTGTTGTATCTCCATTGACCAGGCTCGGCACCTTCATGGAAATGCACGATAGGGGCATTGGCAGTCTTAATGTTCATCAAGCTGACATCTTCATGTGGTGGAGAAGTGAAAATATGGATCTCGTGGCCACGAGTAGCTAAAGCCATGTGCAAAGTGTGTGCATGGCGCTCCATCCCTCCTGGCGTTGTCCCAACCGGCCATTTTCTAGTGAAAACGGCTATCTTGAGGGCAATAGGTGGAGGGATGTGAGGAGAGAAACTTAGATGATTCCATGAGAACTCTGCGGACCTAAGGTCCCCAGAGAAAGAGATGGTAGTTGTGGTGGAAAAGGTATCGCTTAAAGTCGGAGGGGTGTGTAACATAAGGAGGGCCGGAATGGTAAAGAGAAGGACTAAGAAGAGGGTGGTTGCTAGGCTAGATTGGATAGAGCATGATCTTCTCTTGGCTTTAGGGGTGGTGAGAGCCATGATGGTGGTGATTTCGGTTGATGGTGAAGATGGAATGTTTTTGAGGACATTTAATCTAGCTTTTGTAGTTGTCAGCATGGCTGTCGTGGGAATATAGAGAAGGGTGGGGAAGATATGCAGGTTCTACTACTTAATACCAAGTGcatattatttttttgcttttcaaaGTGTTCTTCTCACGCTTCTTTGAGAAATTGGATGTCTTTTCTTCTTACTTACATCTTCCTCTTGACTTGTAATTCATATTAGTCAATATTAATTTTCACATTAGTGAAACCTCACATTTTCGCCCTGACTttcattatcatataatcaGAAGTTTTAGTAAAATTTACTTTTGTCTAACCTAAAACTTTCTTAGTTTGAGTTTATTCTTACTAAAGAAAATCCATCATTTGCATTTCAAGATCATATTGTGACATGATACAAAGTATAACTCAAATTTGACTTAAACATGATATACAGAAATTGTGGTCTAGACCTAGAAAAAGTCAAACTTGTAGAAGTCATACccgtatactttttatttatctaaaaatAAGAACGTATTTAGCAATCAAAGGGCGCTCTCATTGCTTGGCCATAAATTTAGTATCCCATGCatatttgacttttaattttacacATTCCTTTGTGTCTTAGCTTTCAATTGGTTTCTACAATTCtacttttttaaatatcttGGGAGTACATGCAAATCAAAATTGGAATCTTATACTTGTGTAGCATGCAAGTATCATAATTAATATGTAACAAACAATCAAGACAACATAGCATTTTCTGACATTTCAAAATATTGATTTGGCGTACTAGTGTCCTTTTGTTTCAAAACTCTATAACTAAAGATTAATTTCAGCTTATTTGGTTCAAGCAATATTCAGAAGTTAGACAGACCTGATCAAATGAGTATCCATTGACATTGATAACCGAGTTTGTATCAAGATTGAACCACGATTCTTCAGGTTTTGGCGAACTGGTCTGTAAACGGGCACAATCCATGTTGACCCAATCGTGAAAccttttaaacaataattacagaaaaattaaagggtgcaaaaatatatattaacacaCTATTGATCAGAAGGGCTTATATACAATTTTGATTATACTATAATATCTATCAATTCAAACCATTTCGGTAAACACAAATCAAGTTGTACAGAAAACCCAATTTTGACTTAGGTTATTCAACAATCAGTCAATCATACAAGTtataaattgaaaaacttattagTACTACTAATTGCCTTTTCATGTTTAGTGCAAGCCTAGATTCGGAAGCCTAAACCCAAAGCAAACTAATAAATTGTTCCGTTTGACTTGGTTTTAACCAAAACCCAAACCGAAACTAAATGACCCAATCCAAAGGCTTGAATAACAAACTGATCGAACATGTTATTAGGTTGACCCAAACTATGAATACCATAAGTCAACCAAAAAGGGTGTTCAAAAAGTAACATTTTACAAAAGATGCAAGTTATCAACAGCCATGATAACAAAAACTGGTACATTTGATTTCCCAACACATGCCCATGACCTAATAATAATAGCATCTTTTTTCTTCGAGTCAGACTCAACTGCCATAGCATGGTCAGAGTAATGGTTAGAGTCCAAAATACCATAAAATGCTGATTCAAACTATCAAGCTATTCTTACAGAATGCCACATGCTATATCAATCTAGACACACAATGTACCCCATCTGACTATACATTATCATAGATTTCTTCGTTCTAGATGCAATGCAAAACGATCAACTGCGGCCATGGCACGAGATGCTGAACCAATGGAGCCATCATATCTGCAGAAATATGTGTCAAAATCTGATTCAATATGTAGTCATGTAGAGAATTAAAAGGCTAATAGATTCTTTCTTACAATGCTACAAAGAGGAAACATGATGTCTTGTACACTATAGCTCCTTCACCGGCAGGCTTTGAAGTGTCCAGGCACCTTGCACAAAACCAATTCTCATGTATTGATGTAACAATATCTGCaaccaaaaccaaatgaaaaaATTCCGTAAAGATGGTAAATCATCTTATGACATCCATACTAAAAAGCTGGAGTAATATGTCAACAAAGAAGGTTTAGCATGAGCTTGGACACTATAATTGAGGTGCAACTTCAGAAAAGCTAAAGTGAGTCATGAACAGAATTTATTAGAAACTTAGATTCAAGATGAAAATACATTGCAGAAACCAATACAATGAAACCGTAGATGAAGCaattaagaaaataatacaATTACACAATATGAAATTGCTTTGAAGAAAACATTAAACTAGGAAATCTGTAACGCAAAAATTAGAGGGGCAACTTGACCCATTTAATTAAGGggtaatgaaaaataatagcAATTAAGTATATACCGATAAGTGATGTCCACCTAGGTAATCATAGTTTGTAAAAGTACATGCATGTATTTGAAACTTTACCTCACCCCTAAACACTtccaaaatcagaaaatataatTACTTAGATGGACATAATTGTATCTTAATTACTTTTCGCTGATTGTAGCCCTTTAACTGATAATGGTAGATTTTGGTAGTGTTTTATGTTAAACAATTTAGACGGGTCAGGATTTAACTACAAAGGAAATGAATTAGATGGACTTTTGATTAATCTACCACAAACATGCTTCACTGACTTGTACAGTGTGCTTTAATAATTGTACTGTGTGGTCAATGTATCAACTTTTGTGGTAAGAATATCAATTCTCTATTGAAATACATAAAAGCCTATGAATCTGCGTAATTAGAGAATGGTTAGATTATTCTAGTAATTATATAGTTATGTAATGATATACAGAACATTATTATCATTACGCTACAAGTTTTAATATAATGGATAAGAAATGTGGTTAGGCTGGCCCAACTCAACCCACCTGTTTTAACCGCACTTCAAAGCAACTTTTTTTACCTAAACCATTGTTTGATGAGTTACCCAACCACCCATTAGGCCAACTCTAGTAGAAATTCAAGCAAAGAAAATATTGATGAACTCAACATACATGTTCAGATAGGCTAGTGTAGTGAGCATGTTACGTGACTATATGCTAAGCATGAGTTATGATGAAATAGGTACAGCCGTACAACTGTGTAAAGGTTATTTTAGATCACAAAGAATTAATGAAGGTAGTGCTTTCAATCTAATTATAGTTTCATTTTTGTACTTACATTGATGTGACTCAATAAAGAAGCTTTCAGTCTGGTAATTGCGTCGTTTGAAGAAGTTCACAAACTCGCCCACTTCAATGGGATCTGCTTCTATACCTTCCTCCTCTGCACTAGAAACATCAAAATTGATCTTCAAACAGTAATTCATGGTCAGACACGGGCTAGTAATCACCAGTTGACACTGATAAAAGATAGAAAAGGTACCATATCGTTCATGATATAAGTTTGGGATATGATAAACTGAGTAGATATATACCAATTACCGTTTCAAGTGAGCTTTCCTTGTAATATACCAACCCAGATAACAATGTAATTgaaataactatataaaatgTCAGATAAGTAGCCAGGaaaatattttctaacattCTACTAACTGTACATGTACAAGTTCAATTTAACAAGTGCACGTAATTAGGCAGCTCAAGACCTAAATCACATGCGCGAAGTCTAATAGAATCAAGATTGtataaacttttttgtttttaatcatGTATTCCTTCTGAAGTATGCACACCGAATAAGTAAAGACAACCCGTGAACTCTAAATATTCACATTATGTTCCACATGGATTTGAAAAGACCGGCTCTTGAACAAAATGGATAGTTGGTGTTCATCAATCGACGAGCATAGACATATAGACATGTTACCTAAATAACATGTGCCAAGCTACATTTTTACCCGTAATGATACAATAATACCATCCAtctatattatgttataaatcaCAAGAACCAACCCCTGCACCACGACCACAAACCACAGCTCAAAGCCGAGAATATTGATTTCTAGAAACTTATTATTCTaatttaaacttaaatatgaaGCGAAAGCGTTgaaaaactacttaaaactaatgtttaaaaaataaaagttaagaaaaataaGATATCTTTAATCAAACATAATTATATACAAcatcaatttatatatttggGAAAGTTACATGGTAGACAGTAGACGAGAAGGTCCGGTTGGATCATAGTTGATTAGCAGAGCAGCCTTCAATGGTTGacctatagatatataataaattaatttacctataagcattattattaatatttaaaaataaataaataaaaaggaattAGAAAGGCAGGAAATTTGAAAAGAAGTGTGATAAGAGATACCAGCATCAGCATTGGAGGAAACATAGTTAGACGCCCATTTTTCCCAGCTTCTGTTCACAAAACCCCAATCCATATTTACTCTCACTACTACTTGTCCGCTTCTTGCTTTTCAAACTCTGgatatatatagtaatagtaattaGGGTTACGGTTTAGTTTATCgaatttgtaatatatatagtatagtaatagtaatagtaatagtaatagtaaataCTCGTATTTGTTTGTGGTTATGTCGCTATTAAGTATTAACTCCCTTCTcgaatttttattcttttctcagttttttaaccaaatttattttatgctttttgttttgaaataaaacttttttaatttccGTAGCTTATGaaaaaatagttataaataaaCTACCTAGAAAGGAATAAACATCCGATGACATCTTTTATGGATCGACGATTTTTAAATCTATTTAAAATAGAAAAGGACCTGTATCTAAACTAGAATAAAACTTAGAGTCTTGTAAGATATGATTGTAAGATATGAAAAtagaactttttatttttgtctataaaaataatgatgttaACCACCCACCCAATTATTAATATAGTTTAACAAATGATTTTAATGTTTAgaagaaaatatattattaatatttttattagaaaagtattaattaattaaatgatgaattttttaaaTCAAGTTGAAGACTATAAATCTATAATGGATACTTATTATGAaagactaaaaaaaatatagattagtGTTGGaagtaaaagaaaattatataaattaatgagaaattttctaaaaaatttttataattactgttcataatttttatttttaatcatgaattataacatgaacaatttttaatttaataaaatcaaacctcataatttgttaattaattggTATTACagttatgttttaatatatactaatataagtATAAGTTTAATCAAACACCATCTTAATAAAACCTTGTAATGTATATGAATTGATATATTTTGgagtttatattaaaatttttctttttgttttgacTTATTATATGATATTAGTGTAGCTTAATAAAGTTAAACttaagtttgaaaataaatttacataagcatttcctttatatattattgttgtgttttatatattgttattaatatcTTAAGACTTAATGTTGTCAGTCAAACAAGATAATGCATTATTGTTTGAGTgacaaatttataaatttttcttgCGGTTGGAGTGTTGTTTAACTGATCTATTATATAATCcgaaaaatcaattttttaatgattattcaaaaaaattatctgttgaaatcataaaaataatgatgttaATTGTTTTCAAATGTTTAGacctagaaaaaaaattaactttttttttttgttaaatataacttttatgcAATTAACGGTCTAAAACAACCAATAAaactattaattttttaaatttatgaatcaaaattttactttatttagaaattaataaaaattaatctaaaaaccaaacaaaattatatatattactcccGACTTACTAATCCTAACccaatatttattttactttccaAAACAAAATCCCTAACCCTAACCCCTCTTTATCTTCagaaaccaaacaaaaaaaaccctaaacacACAAAACGCACACACGCAGAGAGACAGAACAATGGTGTGCATAAGAAAAGCAACGATGGACGACCTGATAGCGATGCAAACATGTAATCTTTTCTGCCTCCCTGAAAACTAccaaatgaaatactatttttatcACATCTTGTCTTGGCCCCACCTTCTTTATGTCGCCGAAGATTACGGCGGCAAGATTGTCGGTTATGTTCTTGCTAAGATGGAAGAAGAAACCACCGAGTGTCACGGCCATATCACGTCCCTTGCCGTCCTCCGTACTCATCGGAAGTTGGGTCTTGCTACTAAGCTCATGACTGCTGCTCAACAGGCCATGGAACAGGTCTTTTTTGATAccaagtttatgttttttttaatatagtttttgagtttatggatttttgataattttgtcTTTGTAGATATATGAGATATAGTAATTAGTGGGTGTTATGCTGATGAAAGTAAACGGATTAGGGTCGGGTCGTAAACCTGACTAGCTTTTTAAATAAACTGATAGTGTTCGGGTTAGTTGTGGATAGATGGGGGTCGACTTGTTAACCGAATACTACAGAATAGAAAAGGTTGCAACTTTTTTGACCCCGTATCCTGTATATATAGTTCACGACCTGTTTGACCTGTTGGGCGTTGGCTGTTAAGATAAATGGGTTTATGTGGGTCATGTCTTGGTTACTTGAGTTAAGCGTGTTCAGGATAGGGTTAAGTTTTTTAAGTTGGGAGGTATCCAGCTTGGGTGATAGTAACCCAAAACCCAACAAGCATTGCCACGTTTGTCATTgcttgttaaaagttatattttttaaagggTAAAAGTTCGTGGCATTCCCAAACAGGATTCAATATGCACATGAAATTTCCCACTGTTGTGCCAAATATTTAAATACTATTACTGGTAACAAGTTCACCACCTTTCGTTTActttggttcttcatccagatTAGCTATGATTTTTGTCCGAGTGGGAAAATTTTTCCTTGACAAATTGTTACTTTTTCTTTATACTTTGCAAATATATGGTTGTGAAAGACACGCCATTTATAATCTTGCTCATCTAATTGGTATAGCTGACCCAGCTCTAACCTGTCTGTTGAGTACATACCTGACTGTATATGTATACCCTGTCAGCTCCACACTTTCTTTCATATGGTTTCAGTGCACGTGTATTTCATTAAAGATACGATGCAAGTTCTCCATTTATATGTTGCATATCACACAGTCGAGCGGGCCACAGTGATCCCTTTTTTATTAAGATTCATCATTGTGGGGAGTCGATCATGAAAAGTTATCCATACAAACATATTTTTGCTTTTACTAGTACTTACTGACCCTTGAGTGTATTGGCTGTGTACATTCTGAAACAATCAGAAGTTTATGATTAGCCTTCACGAAACACAGTATTGGAGAGTGGAGATAGTATGTGGAACTGTGGATTTGCTTCTACAGTAATGAAATGTAGTAAGCAGCTAAGAAGCTTTTCGAGTGTTTGGCAATTCTGCTTATTTAAAGCTGTAGGAGCTAAAGTAAAGAAATCATAATTAGTTTGCTTGTATCTGATTACTCAAAACTGTTTTTTTGATTCATTAAAACTCAATAAACATATAGGAAGTACCTCAGTCACCTCCTTGATTATATTGAATCATGTTTTACTTGGACTTACTTTTGTCTAGAATCATGTTGATTGTTATGTCTGCTACAATTACAAACACCTGCTGCTTAAAGCTACCTTTGCCTTAGCCCTTAGGCTTGTAACCATGAGGAAAGAAATAAGCTTGTTTCTGTATGTTATTTCAAATGGtcttttagttttatttcataaaatttaatatCTAGTTGGGTTCTTTTAAAGAATAATAAAGAGTCTGGTTTAGGAGGTTCTTGTATACGCTTAACGTGCACTTTGGGTGAATTTGATCTGTTTAGGTCATCTTATTTTTCAAATATACACTTTTGCTTCACTCATTTGACCTCATTCCCCAAATTGAACCATTCATAAgtaatgggttgaaattgctaCCTCTAAGATTAAATATGTGTTGATCGTCTAAATGCACAAGTGTCTTTAGTTGAATTTGTTAAGGGACAGTAGGAAGTACAGTTTATGCTTCTTTGTATTTACAACTACTGATACACGAGTGATAATCAGTTCTTACTTTGGAAATAAAAAATGTCAGGTGTTTAGTGCCGAGTATGTGTCTTTGCACGTGAGGAAGAGTAATCGTGCAGCATTCCATTTGTACACCGAGACATTGGGATACAAGATCCATGACATAGAGGCAAAGTACTATGCAGATGGAGAGGATGCATATGATATGAGGAAACAGTTGAAGGGAAAACATCAGCACCAACAccaacatcatcaccaccagcatGGTGGTGGTTGCTGCTCTGGAGATGCAAAGGCGGAATGAAGAAAGTATGATTGAACTGTAAAAGGTTGTTATCGTCATTACTTATATTCTATTGctgttattttttttccaaccaAACATGTTATTGTGTTAACTTAATGATAATGTTTATCTTATTGATAGTGTTTGGGTTCTGTTTTTGTTGAATAAAAAGTCTTAAATATTTTTCCTGTTTGAGTGGCTTGAGTTTGTGAAAGTTCGGAACATAAATGTTTGTTTTATCTGGTACAACATCAGATCATGTGGAAAAACAAAGTTGATCTTAATGCAAAACAAACATATCCTTTATAATTGCTGTAAATTTATGTCTTGCAAGCTATGAAAAACAATTAGCGTCAAATAGAAAAGCTAAATGATCCATAAATTGTGTTCAGGTACTTGATAAAATGAACTCCTTGTGAATGAATCCTGTAAAGTAAAATTAAGGTTTGTTTGGTGGTTAAACTCTGCTATTCTGTAGTTTAATGATGGAAATAGAGGTTTGAATACGTGTGAGAGTTTGATTTGTGGTCAACTAAATGATTGTATCTTTGTAAAATGGCCAACGCACAAATAAAACGTTGAAGACTCGATCATTACCATTCGATATAAGAGGCCATGTAATCTTCACAAGTTAGCATCTGTATGTCTATAATTGTGTTTTGCGATTACAAAGCACAATTATACATGTAAAATGTCCAAGCTTTGTAAGTACCATGTTAGCATATCATGCTTGTTTAAGTTTGACCAAAAGTTATGTACATAAGAACTTCCATGCGTAATATAACTAAAGTTATAGACGTATGGACCAAAAAATTGTAATGAGAACCCAATTAATGATGACAGGAACTCAAGGTTGAGTTGCTATATGTTTAGAGCTTGTATATGTA includes the following:
- the LOC122585125 gene encoding uncharacterized protein LOC122585125 — encoded protein: MDWGFVNRSWEKWASNYVSSNADAGQPLKAALLINYDPTGPSRLLSTIAEEEGIEADPIEVGEFVNFFKRRNYQTESFFIESHQYIVTSIHENWFCARCLDTSKPAGEGAIVYKTSCFLFVALYDGSIGSASRAMAAVDRFALHLERRNL
- the LOC122606839 gene encoding N-terminal acetyltransferase A complex catalytic subunit NAA10, whose protein sequence is MVCIRKATMDDLIAMQTCNLFCLPENYQMKYYFYHILSWPHLLYVAEDYGGKIVGYVLAKMEEETTECHGHITSLAVLRTHRKLGLATKLMTAAQQAMEQVFSAEYVSLHVRKSNRAAFHLYTETLGYKIHDIEAKYYADGEDAYDMRKQLKGKHQHQHQHHHHQHGGGCCSGDAKAE
- the LOC122582623 gene encoding uncharacterized protein LOC122582623 translates to MALTTPKAKRRSCSIQSSLATTLFLVLLFTIPALLMLHTPPTLSDTFSTTTTISFSGDLRSAEFSWNHLSFSPHIPPPIALKIAVFTRKWPVGTTPGGMERHAHTLHMALATRGHEIHIFTSPPHEDVSLMNIKTANAPIVHFHEGAEPGQWRYNKAWEQYEEENEKRPFDVIHTESVALPHYKVRNIPNLAVSWHGIALESVSSSIYQDLIRRPDEQMSESFNKSLQGMIPKVLNEIRFFRNYEHHVATSDSCGEMLRDVYQIPSKRVHVIANGVNENDFREDPDLGQQFRSKIGLPQNASLLLGISGRLVKDKGHPLLYEAFAKLMKKHKNVYLVVVGAGPWRQRYLELGSQVIVLGSMSPSELRGFYNGIDIFVNPTLRPQGLDISLMEVMMAGKPLLASRYPSIKGTLLVDDEYGFMFSPNVESLVEALETVVAEGPRRLAQRGKACHKFAMSMFTAGKMALAYERLFLCIKNKTYCIYP